CAAATGCTACCATAATACCAAAACATACTAATATATGCTGTAGACACACCTTATTCCTAATTTGTACTATGTAAGCAAAGATTATTCCTAATTAGTTGTAAAGCATGACGTGCAAAACGTGCTGCTTTTGGATGGGATTGCAATGATGAAAAAAGGATGGACAAAGATAGTGCTAAAATTCTATCAAAAGCttccatatataaaaaaaaaaaggaaagaaaagtatTCAATTGAGGGAAGTTGAAGTTAAGGGAGAAGGAGAATTGGAGAATATTATAGAGACTGTGTTGAATGACTGCAGCACTCCCCTTatgtaataaatatatatatatatatatatatatacttccatatatgtatatatgtatgtatgtatagcTTGGTTAGAGTCTCTCATATCTCCTTAGATGTTTTCTTCTCCGCCACACTTGATAATGCTTCATCGgctaatgctaaatgtatgttagcaatggcattgccatccatctcattccattttgcatcATCAGTGATCTCCGCAGGCCGATCCCCAATTGCTGCCAAGCAATTGTCTTTCCTTAAGATTGCCCtgattctcattttccacaGTGAGATATTGCTCCCCTTGAACCTCTCAATCTCGTACTTTGCTACCATTTTATTCACCGTGATCTATTCAGCTATCACCGTTTCACAGATCTGTAAcgtatatagaaatagtatTGTGTGAAAAATACTTCACTCAGTAAGTTCCCaagaaagattggaggggtcacaaacggtcccgcttaaaacccaatctccttagaCAGAACTTCCTAGACTATATTTAATCACTGCACTGACTTTCTATATACGCCAACAGTAACGTAAGTGAACAGTACCGTATGGATGAATAGTGTCGTATAGGTGAATAGTGCCATAGACGTGAATAGTAACCGTATACACGAAtaacttttgtgtgttaacaacaccaaccaagaaggctctgataccactattaggatactggcatgcaaacccgacaagacaaaaggctaaaatgagaaatgagacacaagaatttacgtggttcacccaattgggctacgtccacgggcaagtatagaaggattttactaagtaatgtgggaattacaacctctctcagaTAATAGGAGAACAAATAAGAATCtttctattactaggagaaaacacctcacttactctctcacaaatacctcataACTTAGTGGGATTAGTCTCTCTTCACTCtactcttctttctctcttccttgGTGTGCATATAATGCTTGGATGCAttgtctatttataggcaagcatccaTGCAAGAGCAAGTGGCCAAGTGGCCAACTATCTTCACATCTTTGTGGTTTTCACTGTCTCGGATGTGCTATCTCTTACCTTTGCTTTGACATCAGTTGTGACATTTCTCTCCATCCTCTCATCGCCATTTCGATTTAAAGATTTCAAGCATACCCTTCCCAATAAGTTGATGGCAGGCTTCACATTTCTGTTCCTTTCCGTGGCTATGATGATGGTAGCATTTGGATCAACAATCTTTCTGACAATATACAATAAGGAAAATTGGGCTAAAGTTACTCTATACACAGTCTCTTTTATCCCAGTTTGCATCTTCACGCTATCTTATTTTCCTCTCTATTCCTCACTATCAAAAACTTACAAATATTTGCTCGAAAACTTTCCTCTAACTAAACTTGTTCTATCCAAACCTTGTATGATGATGTCCAAATGTTTAAAATGTTGTCAAGTCCAAACCTCAGAGTCCCACATTCCATGAAATACCATGCATGGATGATAATATGTATTATTGTTAACGTTGCGCAGCAAGTTATTGAGTTGTTGATAATTGTAAGGATTTCAATAATCATATTTAAACCGGTTTATGATGAGTGAAGACTATCCTTGTTGGTGATCCAGGTAAACGTAGATGAAAGCAACACAAGCAGGAAGCTTGCAAAGAATGAAGCTTAGATTTATTACTAATATATTGTAATTGGATTTGTttcaatctgtttttttttagttttcttaaaattcaTTGTGTCTCTCAGTTATTATCTGAATGGTTGTTTCATTAACAAATCAAtcgattattatatataaaaaaatcaacacaaagGAGTTATGCCTAAAATTTTGACTTCCAGTGAGCAACTTATGCCTGATCATCATGTTTAGTCAGCTATACCTGTTGCCAATCTGCTGCACCATTAATTGGCTCTCTTGCTACTGAATTTGTGTCATGACTACATGTGtttaattagattataattAATGTTGATTATTGGGTTAGATTTGGTCCACCCACCCATAAGAGATGGGGAGTTATTAAAAGAAGCAatcgtttatatatatatatatatgtgtgtgtgtgtggatatAACTTATATTAAGAGGatgtttcattttaaataattaacatctctttttatatatatctttgattctCTAATTAACTtgacaaaattttcaaaaaacattcaTTGAAATATCTATTTGATTCTCCAATAATCAAAGTAGCAATGAAGTAATTGATCTAACTATAAGAAAACGAATTCTCCAATGAGTTTCCTTCAAATCTACACTCAATTCAGTCAAACTGCGGGATGTGGGCCTTGGGGATAGCATTTCACTGAGGGAAGAAAGTTCGACTTCGTCCCTCGGATTAGATGCTAATATACTACTAACTATAGGCAAAGCTAAGATTATTCCCATTTAACTATGAGTTGTAAGCCTGGCGTGCACAACATGGGAATGTTTATGACACTGCACTAATGAAACAGAACTAGTGACAAAGTAGGAATTTAATTCCATGAATCAACACAAAGGTTATTCCACATTCCACTAAACATGGAGAAGCACCAGCTAAAGGCATATATAAAGCAAGGTTCATTTTCAATAAAGTGCCAATTAGCACATGAAGCAAAACTATATAGCTAGTTAGTGATCATAACTGTGCAATAATAAATCAAGGAAAAGTTCAAGATTCTAACTCTACCACAAGTAAAGATGATTGATAATCCAAATGCAGTCATGAAGTCAAAAGCTCTGGATACAGCTTTAGAATAGGAGAGAGCTTTAGAAATTATACTTTGTAAGTGTACTCGTCAAGATTAACAGGATCCTGTTGCATGATAGTAGAATTCTGATATAAAGGAGAAGGTTATTATTGAGGATTGGCATagcgatttttatttttttttttcaaggaaaaaattaacCCCTCCCTTCTACATGGAACCCTTGATGTCTCCTGGTACCAATGAAATCGATCGTAAACAGAAAATAAACGGAAACTTGTACTCCGCTCTCATGAAAGGAAACAAGAAGAGAGTTGCAGAACTCTGCCAAAAAATTCAGGATCATGCATTGCACGTAATAACAGTAAACGACGATACAGTACTTCACATGGCGACATATGCCAAAGAAGCATCTCTGGTAGAAAATTTACTAGATGAGTTGCCTAGGCATCATCTCGACAAGTTGACTCGCCAAAATGGTGTAGGAAACACAATCCTCCATGAGACTGCCACAAGCAACCATACTGTACCTGTTGCAGATAAACTTCTGAAGAGAGCCCCTGGATTGTTAGGCATGCGCAACCACAATGGGGAGACGGCTCTCTTTCGTGCAGCCCGGTATGGAAAAACTGATATGTTCAACTTTCTAGCTGCTAAAGTCTCTGGATATGATGAATCTGGTTTGCAATTCTATGTACAGAGAAGTGATAAAACCACTATCCTTCACATGGCCATTCTTTCTCTGCATTTTGGTAAGCATTGtcaattataaattcatttctCCCCCCATCTGCAAGTCAATTTTGTTTCAACATATGAAGTTGATATTCTGATGctgaaatgttttctttcatacAAATTACGTTGGGCCACAGATTTGGCATACCGAATTGCGTTGGACTACACGCATTTAATTGGCCAAAAAGATGCCGATGGTATGACTGGTCTTCAGCTTTTATCATGCAACCCATCAGCTTTTAAACTAGAGCCTGAAGAAGGATTCATTAATTTAGGTATGGAAGTATGATCACTACCCTTCCAGTTTTCACtgaatctgtgaaaccaatgtgATTATGGCActtctcatataaaaaaaatttgtaacattcttagaatttttttattatagtttccCTTCTTTTTCTGTCATTCCTTTTAACAACCATGATGTAACTTGCCTTGTTTCTGCATAATAAACTCATTCTTACATTACATCACAGAATTTATATGCAACTAACCATTTGCGACTAACTTATTTCCTTGAAAGCAAAATCATATGGATGTTCAGTATGGAGGGAAAAGgttcaaaagcaaaaacaactgCATAGATCAGCTGTGGAGCTTGCCAAGTTTTTAGTCAGAAAAGATACCTCCTGGGAGCTTACGTATTCTAGCATCGACCAGAGCAAGCCTAAAATCCACAAGTACGGAGAAAAGGGAGGCCAAGAACGGCAAGAGGTacatttgtttaataaaattctaGACAAAGAGGAGAGTCTTGGAGAAACTCCTTTGATTTTGGCTACAAAGTCAGGCTGTGTGGAGATCGTTGAAGAAATACTCAAGCTATATCCCCAGGCGGTCGAACACATTGATGACGAAGGGCGCAATGTATTGCATGTAGCAATCAAATACCGCCAAAAGAAGATTTTCGAGCTTGTGAAAGGAATGGACGTGCCTATGAAGAGGCTGACAAGGAAGATTGATGGTGATGGGAATTCCATTCTACACACCGTCGGAAAGAAACGAAAGGATTTTATATCTGATGAGAAGATGGAAGGCCCTGCATTCCTCTTACAGGAAGAATTACTCTGGTTTGAGGTGCACTTTTTAGACTTTTACCTTCCTGCTATGCATATCTACCATACACATAATTCACGGCaagcacaatatttttttattgtcatactAATCTTGAATCCTGAAGCGGTTGGAGTAGACGTATTACAGCAATATGGTAGGGTGAGTTTACATAGTAATTCAtcttaaaaagtaatttatgtatgatttataagaagaaataaaaaaaaaattaatggtctAATTctataattcttttcttttaaggaaACTTGATAGACATGTTCTCTTTGTTATCCATGTGAGAACGCAGCGCGTCAAAGAAGTCACTCCATCCCATTTCCTGAATTACCAGAACAATATGAAGCTCACTGCAGAAGGGTATTTCATTACTGCAAATTCTGAACTCCGTAATTTAGCCAAAGAATGGCTAAAGACAACAGCAGAAGGATGTTCTGTGGTAGCAGTTCTCATTGCCACCGTTGCCTTCGCTGCAGCCTACACGGTTCCAGGAGGTCCGAATCAGAGCACAGGTGTTCCTGTCCTCGTCAACAAACCATTCTTTGTGGTTTTCACCGTGACTGATGTACTCTCCCTTACGTTCGCTTTGACATCAGTTGTTACTTTCCTCTCTATCCTAACATCCCCGTTTCGATTTAAAGATTTCAAGCATACACTTCCTAATAAATTGATGGTAGGCTTCGCATTTCTGTTTCTCTGTGGCAATGATGATGGTAGCGTTTGGAGCAACAATCATTCTGATGATTTACAGCAAGGAAAGCTGGACAAAAATTACTCTATATGCAGTCTCCTTTATCCCAGTTGGCATCTTTGCACTATCTTATTTCCCTCTTTATACATCACTATCAAAGACTTACAACTTGCTCCAGAAAATTCCCTTCATTAAACATATTCCAGCTATACCCTGGAACTCTTTCAAATGTTGTCGAGTCGAAACCACTGATACCCACTTTCCATGAAATATCCCACATGTAATTAACCTAACTAAATCCTTTCCATTTTCTGAAATCTGATGCCTGCCTATGTAAGTAAAGGTTGGCACAAGTATTGGTCCTATCTGTAAGCAGCTACCACCATGGATGATTATGAGTATGGTGTCTATAAGAATGCTGTGATGAGTTCTAGGTTTGTACATTGTAAGGATTCCAAATAATACAATGTTCTGATATGTGCAATAAGTAACAAAGAAAGCCAGCAATTCTTGTAACATAGGTGTTAATTTAACCACAGAGTTCTTGACACTGGTCCCCTCTTCTCTTATTCAGGAGGGACAGAACATTTTGCTTGAAACTTGGTCAGTTCAATTTGCAAAATGATGAACCCTAAACACCTAAACTTCGGTTCATTGAAACTTCAAGAGTCATTTCCAAGAGAATGGTTTGTTTAAAAGTTCTATTCAAATATATAGCACTACAAAGCAATGATAGTTCAAGCATCAACTCCATGAATGGGATCTGTAAAAACCACCTAGCACTGAATAATTCAACCTCCAATGTTGAGATCTTTTAAAGTGCATcaagatgaattatttttttaactattctgATTGAGATTTGGATAGCACCGTTAGTTGTagcattataataaatttatgaacAAACGAATATTCTCTTACTTTGTAAGATTGAACCTCCAGCGTTGAAATTTTagctttgaattaaattttttttagaggttttttttttatcatctttatatgctatgtgaaaaataaatattaaaaagctaAAACTAAAATTCATCATTGcacctaaataaattaaatcatatgcGAGTGACTTGACTCAAACCTTATAAATACTCACTACTAACCGTCTTTATATGAATAGATTTTCAGGTatagatattgttttaaatcaaGTTCAAAATCCTTATctataagtttatatatataactagaTATTTGATGTGTAATTTGTTATGggtcatattttaaaaaataaaataaaaaaacttatatacacaagcttttttaacatatttttgtagttataaaaaattaagtgaaaatcaaaaactttatacatacatataattaaatatatcaaggACTATGTGTAtgaataattgaagaaaaaacaataactaaaaataaaaatgaaaaaattaagagacaaatatagatcaaaatatttaatctcgcAAGCCTAAACATTCACTCAGTTGTATCtactaaatttatttcttaaaataattttttttattcatgtaaacaataatagaaatagagacataaatttctttaaaaataaatttcatctatacaatagattaaaaaaaattatagatgaatcaaaaatacccttcaaaatttaaattcattaaaaaaaaatcgatcatTTTTGGTGGTCTTAATCTGTGTtaacgatattttttttttctctaccacCAGAATCCAATgacttttctctctcctctcaacCAAGGattaagaaacaataaaaataaattattataccaaaattgaatttgaaaaaaaattgaggcactgaaattatataatctatgttatttttaaagttagatAAACAAAGTATATCTTTCTTATAACTTCAAACACACTACTCAAGTTTGGTGTGTATGTAATTTTGGTTTCTATcctttcaattccatcattttctaaaaaatctaaattaattggtCTCTAATCAAGATAAAAtcatccaaaataaatttttaaggatcaaaataaattttttaaaaaataaacaaggctATCCATGGTGTTTCGTGAGGGGTGAGTAGTTTCAGCTGAACAATATTCAACCCaggcattttaatttttaggttaatttaaatgttgataaacctacttatatatatatacacacacttaAACCAAACCTAAAATACAGTCCAAAACCAAATAGCATAAATTATCGAATTTAGCCCCCAAACCTATTACCCATTAACATTAAAGATTTAAACTAGGCCAAGCATACATTGAAGTCCAGAAGAACGGCCCAcgattatttattgaaaaagaaacGAATCAGCGTGAGGGACTTGGCAgtttaaagaaaggaaagactTCGTTAAGCTTCCTCCTGGAAGGGAGCACAGGTGCTGGTTAGGGCGGGAGCAAAGACAAACACTTTCCAAGCCATTAaggggaagaagagaaaaaactaCAGCTCTCAGTTCTGTACATTCTTTTCATTTATCTAATGATTATGAAAGATTAACTGCCCGGGATTCCATTCCCTAAATGAACATGAATGCTCAAGGGTGAACAACTTGCAACTCTATCCAAACTTCACAAGCAAAAATAGAATAAAGTCTTGATCTCACAAATATATGGTCTTGAGTTCTACTCGTACATGTTTATACACGAAGAGGGCATGGAATGACAAATACGTAATGATAAATACGTAATGATATTCTTCATGTGAAAACTGAATAATCATAAGAGACCATACCTGTTTTGCTGTAGACCAAGGTGGTCTTATGGAACCAAAAATCTACACCAAAAGGGAGAAGAATTAACGATCTGCCACTAGAGGGATGAAGATGTCGTCTGTCCCGTTGCACCCACCGAATCAACTTTTCTACTGTGGTTTCTTGCCCTCACTGTTTTTCCCTCTGGTGAtcctcctttttttccttttttgtgttccttttatAGGCGGGTGTTAATCCTTTcaagaaaggggaaaaaaaatcactgcCTTTGTTAGTATCAAATCCTTGAAGATAGCCCAGTAAATCATCTTAGGTATTGGCCATTGATTCCTCTTTGCTTGATTCATGGAGAGagaatcaaattttgaaaaatggaTCTTGCATAAGAATGGAAAGGCTGGGCTATAGTTCTTGATGAAAAGCTGACTGAGAGGGTATGTTTGACTCAAAATCTGTAGTAGATCCTCAGAATTAAAACCTGATTTCTTGTGCTACGATTAGGACCAAGATCAAGCTCTAATGTTGCATGAGAGTCAGTTGTTCCAACGTCTTTTAATGCCCTGAATTTCTGCAGAATTTAGcacaaaacggcgtcgtttcctTCAAATATTCTTCATATGTTCTTCCCTCTTTCTATCAAAACGCATTGTTTCACTTTCACTTAATGGCAAACAGCGTCGTTTTCATCCTTAATTATAATTaggtttttctaattaaaatcaaattaaacttcttATTTGTCCCTGCGTTTTAGCGTCATTTGTACTTCAGTCCGTGGCCTTTGGATTTTCCTAATTCAGGTCAATTTCACCCTTGACCAAATTACAATATGTCCTCTGATTTCTCCCtctctttcatttctgttttggttcttccattcttcttttttaaatcaaattaactctcaatttcaattttattcttcgaTTAGACCCATAATTGATCTTCTAATTTGGCAATTCATTTCAAACTCATCcttgaatttcattttcatttaatctTAGCcacattaaatcaaattaagcccttttatcaatttcttattcaattaagccctcaattatAGCCCAAAAtttctcaaacttaattttagctATGATACTCAATTATTGGTCCAATTTCAATCTcagttatgtatttttattatttttttaatattcaaaaattaaataaataaataaagcaaaaaataatgacatgattaaaattagttaaatttactgaaaagatatattttttgaatttttttaattaattaaaatataaaggatcaaaattagattataacaaaaaataattaaactctaCTCTCTCTTgtagaaacattaaaaaaaaaaatcaagaagactCATGCAATCCCTGTACAAAACACCCCCCAGCACGtacttttaatgtatttttttaggttttcaagAATTATACACAAATTTTTCAtgcatataattatatttttctctttatgttCATTAGTTTCTTCTCTTACATTTACTGAATTAATCATCGGAATATCCCCTGTCCTCCCAGGAGACTGATGTTTCAAGAACAACCCGAGCTAGAGAAGTTTTTTCTAAGACTTCATCgataagataacaaaaaaaatatataatattctgGTTTATTAGAAATATCTGCCGTGTTCAAGTATTTCCTTGACTGAAATTTTAACGCTTTTGATCTCATGTTTCACTGCGGGGGAATTACCCTTCAGCCTAGTAGCTGGTTGGTGATCACTTCCATTGCACTCTATATATACTCCAAGCAGAAGTAAATGATGTCCCCATGGCTAGTTGGAAATAGATTTCAAGGACAATATTTTGTCATGAAGGTGAACACACAATTGATTTTCTATGCTTCTCTTTAAAGCAGCTAGGATTATTccaaaaggaaaaggcaaagcaacgaataatttactttcttctttttgcttGTTCATTGTAGAAGCAAGAATGTGAATCTTGATTTCAAGCTTCAATATTATGGTTTAACAAATGCAATACATTTTTTATAcagaactaagaaaaaaaaatctgaccaAATCTAATCtttatatacttatttttataatgatcaATTAAGCAAGTTCCTAAGCtataaaaaaacagagtaattaataatatatgctTCTAAAAACGGATTAATTCAGCTATTAATGTTGAAGAAAATATCCTTCAAAAGAGAAGTTCATTAGCAAGAATTCACCAGAAAAGAATAGTGTATTTTAAGAGATCAATAcaaagtattatttaattttttggaattaaagaaataaaaaggtaaGATGGGTGGAAAACTATATGGCTAGTTAGTGATCATAACTCTCCaataaattaaggaaaagttcaAGATTCTAACTCTACCACAAGTAAAGATGATGGATAATCCAGATGCAGTCATGAAATCAATGGCTTCTGTATACAGTTTTGGAAAAGGGGAGGATATTATACTTTGCTCTCCATTCGTCTGCAGGTACTCCAATAGGGAATATCTACGTAATATTCAAGATAGCAGAATTCTGATATAAAGGAGAAGGTTGTTGTTGAGGATTGGAATAgcaaattttcttcgttttttattttttttggtttcaaggaaaaaattaacCACTCTCTTCTTCATGCAGCCCTTTATGTCTTCCCGTACTACTGAAATCGATCCTAAACAGAAAATAAACGGAGACTTGTACTGTGCTCTCATGAAAGGAAACACGAAGAGCGTTGCAGATCTCTGCCTAAAGCTTCAGGATCATGCATTGCACGTAATAACAGTAACCGACGATACAGTACTTCACATGGCTACATATGCCAAAGAAGCATCCTTGGTAGAACAATTACTAGATGAGTTGCCTGATCATCATCTCGACAAGTTGACTCGCCAAAATGGTGTAGGAAACACAATCCTCCATGAGACTGCCACAAGCAACCATACTGTAGCTATTGCACGTAAACTTCTGAAGAAAGCCCCTGGATTGTTAGGCATGCGCAACCACAATGGAGAGACGGCTCTCTTTCGTGCGGCCCGGTATGGAAAAACTGATATGTTCGACTTTCTAGCTACTAGAGTCTCTGGATATGATGAATCTGGTTTGCAATTCTATGTACAGAGAAGTGATAAAACCACTATCCTTCACATGGCCATTCTTTCTCTGCATTTTGGTAAGCATTGtcaattataaattcatttctCCCCCCCATCTGCAAGTCAATTTTGTTTCAACATATGAAGTTGATATTCTGATGCTGAATCGTTTTACTTACGTTGGACTATAGATTTGGCTTACCAAATTGCATCGAAGTACGAACATTTAATTGGTCAAAGAGATGGTGATGGTATGACTGGTCTTCAGATTTATCATGCAACCCATCAGTTTTAAACAAGAGCCTGAAGATGGATTCATTAAGTTAGGTATCGAAGTATGATTATTGCacttctcatctataaattcttggATTTTGTATTAtagtttcctttcttttttctgtcaATCCTCTTAACAATCATGTAACTTGCCTTGTCTCTGCATAATAAACTCATCCTCACATGACAGAATTTATATGCAACAAACAATTTCCAATTAACTCATTTCCTTGAAAGCTAAATCTTGTGGAAGTTCAGCATGGAGGAAAAAGgttcaaaagcaaaaacaactgCATAGATCAGCTGTGGAGCTTGCCAAGTTTTTAGTCAGAAAAGATACCTCCTGGGAGTGTATTTCTTCTGGCATCGACGTGATGAAGCCTAAAATTCACAAGTATGGAGAAAAGGGAGGCCAAGAACGGCAAGAAGTAACATTTGTATAATACAATTCCAGACCAAATGGAGAGTCGTGCAGAAACTCCTTTGATTTTGGCTACAAAGTCAGGCTGTGTGGAGATTGTTGAGTAAAATACTCAAACATATCCCCAGGCAGTCGAACACATTGATGATGATGGGAGAAATGTACTGCATGTAGCAATCAAATACCGCCAACTGAAGATTTTTAAGCTTGTGACACGAATGGAAGTGCCTATGAAGAGGCTGGGAAGGAAGATTGATAATGATGGAAATTTCCATTCTACACAACGTTGGAAGAAAATCGAAGGATGTTGTGTCTGATGAGAAGATGGAAGGTCCTGCATTCCTATTACAGGAAGAGTTACTCTGGTTTGAGGTACACTTTTTAGACTTTTCACTTTTACCTTCCAGCTATGCATACTTATCATTCACATAATTCACAGGCAAGCACAATATTTTTTGACTGTCATACTAATCTTGAATCCTGAAGCAGTTTTGACTAGACGTGGGgcaatattatttacattccaTTTACACACTTTATAGCGATATGGTAGCATGAGTTTACATAAACAATCCatcttaagaaataatttatgactgtttttttagaagaaaacaaaataagtttttttagaatttttgaaatattggcctagttctcgtgactttaataaactagttattaaagccaaaatgcatgct
This is a stretch of genomic DNA from Populus alba chromosome 11, ASM523922v2, whole genome shotgun sequence. It encodes these proteins:
- the LOC118062160 gene encoding uncharacterized protein, whose translation is MEPLMSPGTNEIDRKQKINGNLYSALMKGNKKRVAELCQKIQDHALHVITVNDDTVLHMATYAKEASLVENLLDELPRHHLDKLTRQNGVGNTILHETATSNHTVPVADKLLKRAPGLLGMRNHNGETALFRAARYGKTDMFNFLAAKVSGYDESGLQFYVQRSDKTTILHMAILSLHFDLAYRIALDYTHLIGQKDADGMTGLQLLSCNPSAFKLEPEEGFINLAKSYGCSVWREKVQKQKQLHRSAVELAKFLVRKDTSWELTYSSIDQSKPKIHKYGEKGGQERQEVHLFNKILDKEESLGETPLILATKSGCVEIVEEILKLYPQAVEHIDDEGRNVLHVAIKYRQKKIFELVKGMDVPMKRLTRKIDGDGNSILHTVGKKRKDFISDEKMEGPAFLLQEELLWFERVKEVTPSHFLNYQNNMKLTAEGYFITANSELRNLAKEWLKTTAEGCSVVAVLIATVAFAAAYTVPGGPNQSTGVPVLVNKPFFVVFTVTDVLSLTFALTSVVTFLSILTSPFRFKDFKHTLPNKLMVGFAFLFLCGNDDGSVWSNNHSDDLQQGKLDKNYSICSLLYPSWHLCTILFPSLYITIKDLQLAPENSLH
- the LOC140956149 gene encoding uncharacterized protein, whose product is MMDNPDAVMKSMASVYSFGKGEDIILCSPFVCRKKLTTLFFMQPFMSSRTTEIDPKQKINGDLYCALMKGNTKSVADLCLKLQDHALHVITVTDDTVLHMATYAKEASLVEQLLDELPDHHLDKLTRQNGVGNTILHETATSNHTVAIARKLLKKAPGLLGMRNHNGETALFRAARYGKTDMFDFLATRVSGYDESGLQFYVQRSDKTTILHMAILSLHFGKHCQL